In Cloacibacterium caeni, a single window of DNA contains:
- a CDS encoding DNA-3-methyladenine glycosylase I, with product MEVVRCAWCEKDDLYRNYHDQEWGKPIYDDDTIFEFLILESFQAGLSWYTILAKRENFRAAFDHFDYQKIAQYSEEKVEELIQNTGIIRNRLKILATINNAQKFMEVQKEFGSFSKYIWGFVNHEPIINRPKTLKEVPATTEISDALAKDLKKRGFKFMGSTVVYAHMQATGMVNDHVEDCWIKTQ from the coding sequence ATGGAAGTAGTAAGATGCGCATGGTGCGAAAAAGACGATTTATACCGCAATTACCATGATCAAGAATGGGGAAAACCTATATATGACGATGACACAATTTTTGAATTTCTGATTTTAGAGAGTTTTCAGGCTGGTTTAAGTTGGTATACCATTTTAGCCAAAAGAGAGAACTTCAGAGCAGCTTTTGATCATTTTGATTATCAAAAAATCGCACAATATTCTGAGGAGAAAGTAGAAGAACTCATCCAAAATACTGGAATTATAAGAAATAGACTGAAAATTCTCGCCACGATTAATAATGCTCAAAAATTTATGGAAGTTCAAAAGGAATTTGGTTCTTTCAGTAAATATATTTGGGGTTTTGTAAATCATGAACCGATTATCAATCGTCCTAAAACCTTGAAAGAAGTTCCCGCAACTACCGAAATTTCTGATGCTCTTGCCAAAGACTTAAAGAAACGGGGTTTTAAATTTATGGGTTCTACCGTAGTTTATGCACATATGCAAGCCACAGGAATGGTGAATGATCACGTAGAAGACTGTTGGATTAAAACCCAATAA
- a CDS encoding enoyl-ACP reductase FabI, whose product MMYGLLKGKKGIIFGALNDQSIAWKVAERCHEEGAEFILSNAPIAMRMGEIDALAQKTNSEVIGADATSMEDLGKLFDAAIAKFGKIDFILHSIGMSVNVRKGKHYTDINYDWLEKGWDVSAVSFHKVMKTAWEKDCMNEWGSILALTYIAAQRTFPDYNDMGDNKSYLESIARSFGYYWGEKKVRVNTISQSPTVTTAGSGVKGFGGFMGFAEDMSPLGNATALDCANYCVAMFSDLTKRVTMQNLFNDGGFSNTGVSQKVVEKYNGE is encoded by the coding sequence ATTATGTACGGATTACTTAAAGGTAAAAAAGGAATTATTTTCGGCGCGCTTAATGATCAATCTATCGCTTGGAAAGTAGCAGAACGTTGTCATGAAGAAGGTGCAGAATTTATCCTTTCAAACGCTCCTATAGCAATGAGAATGGGCGAAATAGATGCTTTAGCACAAAAAACTAATTCAGAAGTAATTGGCGCAGATGCTACTTCTATGGAAGATTTAGGAAAACTTTTTGATGCGGCTATCGCTAAATTTGGTAAAATAGATTTCATCCTTCACTCTATCGGAATGTCTGTAAACGTAAGAAAAGGCAAACATTATACAGATATCAACTATGATTGGTTAGAAAAAGGTTGGGATGTTTCTGCAGTTTCTTTCCACAAAGTAATGAAAACCGCTTGGGAAAAAGATTGTATGAATGAGTGGGGTTCTATCCTAGCACTTACTTACATCGCTGCTCAAAGAACTTTCCCAGATTACAACGATATGGGAGATAACAAATCTTACCTAGAATCTATCGCAAGGTCTTTCGGTTATTATTGGGGAGAGAAAAAAGTAAGAGTAAATACCATTTCTCAATCTCCTACCGTAACTACAGCAGGTTCTGGTGTAAAAGGTTTTGGAGGTTTTATGGGATTTGCAGAAGATATGTCTCCTCTAGGAAACGCTACTGCATTAGATTGTGCTAATTATTGCGTGGCAATGTTCTCTGATCTTACAAAGAGAGTTACTATGCAAAACCTGTTTAATGACGGTGGTTTCAGCAATACCGGAGTTTCTCAAAAAGTAGTAGAAAAATACAACGGAGAGTAA
- a CDS encoding nucleoside phosphorylase: protein MLNKLAASELVLNPDGSVYHLNLQPEDIAEKILLVGDPDRVPKVSQYFDTIEIQKNKREFYTHTGTLRGERITVMSTGIGTENIDIVMNELDALVNIDLKEKEFKSEHTALQLFRLGTCGSVNPDVEVDNMLVSQNVVGLDGLMHFYQDYEFENEFSRNFMEKFPYERIKPMLYFSEWTESQYDYFKDAKYVGNTATFPGFYAPQGRQLRLKAVDDKFLETLNDLGVTNFEMETSAIYGLSKLLGHKAVTINNVIANRRRGEFSADHHQSEKNMIEWVLERVIK from the coding sequence ATGCTAAATAAACTTGCTGCTTCAGAATTGGTTTTAAATCCAGACGGAAGCGTTTATCACCTTAATCTTCAACCAGAAGATATTGCAGAGAAAATTCTATTAGTAGGCGATCCAGATAGAGTGCCAAAAGTTTCTCAATATTTTGATACAATTGAAATTCAAAAAAATAAAAGAGAATTCTACACGCATACTGGAACTTTAAGAGGAGAAAGAATTACGGTAATGTCTACCGGAATTGGTACAGAAAACATCGACATCGTGATGAACGAGCTGGATGCTTTGGTGAATATTGATTTAAAAGAAAAAGAATTCAAATCAGAACATACTGCGCTTCAATTATTCAGACTCGGAACTTGTGGTTCTGTAAATCCTGATGTAGAAGTAGATAACATGTTGGTTTCTCAAAACGTTGTTGGTTTAGATGGATTAATGCATTTTTACCAAGATTATGAGTTCGAAAATGAGTTTTCTAGAAATTTCATGGAAAAATTCCCATACGAAAGAATTAAGCCAATGCTTTATTTTTCTGAATGGACAGAATCTCAGTACGATTACTTCAAAGATGCTAAATACGTAGGAAATACTGCTACTTTCCCTGGTTTCTATGCGCCACAAGGAAGACAATTGCGTCTAAAAGCTGTAGATGATAAATTTTTAGAAACACTTAATGATTTAGGCGTTACTAATTTCGAAATGGAAACTTCTGCGATTTATGGTTTGTCTAAACTTTTAGGACACAAAGCAGTTACCATTAATAACGTAATTGCGAATAGAAGACGCGGAGAGTTTTCTGCTGATCATCATCAATCAGAAAAAAATATGATTGAATGGGTATTAGAAAGAGTTATCAAATAA